A single region of the Streptococcus sanguinis genome encodes:
- a CDS encoding CppA N-terminal domain-containing protein, with protein MSANHIIRIIPVLKINNRHLNQEFFVNQLGMKALLEEAAFLSLGDQTKTEKLQLEESPSMRSRRVKGPKKLARIVVKVADAKEIESLLAQKPAWTKLYQGEKGYAFEALSPEGDLVLLHAEENRTNLQEVAEAPEFEKQEDFIGLSQFKIETVEIRVPDANAAQEFYSKIENALDFLTFTEAEGQDLQADNALTWDLTMLKAQVNRLETVALRPVFEGHEIFVPKSDKFLLSQDSSKIELWFEA; from the coding sequence ATGAGCGCGAATCATATTATTAGAATTATCCCTGTATTAAAAATCAATAATCGTCATTTAAATCAAGAATTTTTCGTAAATCAGCTGGGCATGAAGGCCCTTTTAGAGGAGGCTGCTTTTCTGTCCTTGGGTGATCAGACTAAGACTGAGAAACTGCAACTGGAAGAATCGCCCAGTATGCGGTCGCGGCGAGTCAAAGGCCCTAAAAAATTAGCCAGAATCGTTGTCAAGGTTGCAGATGCTAAAGAAATCGAGTCTCTATTGGCCCAAAAGCCTGCTTGGACTAAGCTGTATCAAGGAGAGAAAGGCTATGCTTTTGAAGCTCTGTCACCAGAGGGTGACCTAGTTCTCCTGCATGCAGAAGAGAATAGAACAAATCTTCAAGAAGTGGCGGAGGCGCCTGAATTTGAAAAGCAAGAGGACTTCATCGGTCTTAGTCAATTTAAGATAGAGACGGTAGAAATTCGTGTGCCTGATGCCAATGCAGCCCAAGAATTTTACAGCAAGATTGAAAATGCGCTGGATTTCCTGACCTTTACAGAAGCAGAGGGACAAGACTTGCAGGCAGATAATGCACTAACTTGGGACTTGACTATGCTCAAAGCTCAAGTCAATCGTTTAGAAACCGTTGCCCTGCGTCCTGTCTTTGAAGGGCACGAAATCTTTGTACCCAAGTCAGATAAGTTCCTGCTGAGTCAGGATTCTAGCAAGATTGAATTGTGGTTTGAAGCATGA
- a CDS encoding DUF308 domain-containing protein, translated as MEMQVSKYHKISGRRTLLFGFLALVFGLIIIVNGFRFTKLAFDFISFYLTVVGLVNIVLHVFTRKKEGAVWHSLLQIAVAMGISWLNRISDVPVNIVIISLGSYQLLTAGIYGVTYLLYRQNHVKGGLRYLFDTVLYGGIGLTSILSPATDGHLQFLILGIYLMMLGMSNIRDGLFFDNDREKHRLRRQIRINLPIIFAAFIPVENLEHFNRLIQGDVASDRKNVYSLVKNREKKADLEVLVHTSKTSLLGGIGHVDICYQGQVISYGSYDVFSERCKGMIGDGVLFKVPKDVYIELCKKESKKTLFGYSLALTDKEKEAVEKRLAEIDQLLVEWEPPAELKNGQPTYSYKLKHGLGAQLYKFKTSRFKTYFVLSTNCCLLADSIIGQAGTDILDIRGIIAPGTYQSYLQYEFESARGLVIAQTIYQ; from the coding sequence ATGGAGATGCAAGTATCAAAATATCATAAGATCAGTGGCCGCAGAACCTTACTCTTTGGCTTTTTAGCCCTTGTTTTTGGCCTGATTATCATTGTCAATGGCTTCAGATTTACCAAGCTGGCCTTCGATTTTATTTCGTTTTATCTGACGGTTGTTGGCTTGGTAAATATTGTTCTTCATGTTTTTACGCGCAAGAAAGAAGGGGCTGTCTGGCATAGTCTGCTTCAGATTGCAGTCGCTATGGGTATCAGCTGGCTCAACCGAATCAGTGATGTGCCTGTCAATATTGTGATTATCAGTTTGGGTAGCTACCAGCTCTTGACTGCCGGTATTTACGGAGTGACCTATCTCCTTTATCGGCAAAATCATGTCAAGGGCGGCTTGCGCTATCTATTTGATACCGTTCTCTATGGTGGAATTGGGCTGACCAGTATTCTTTCGCCTGCGACTGACGGACACTTGCAGTTTTTGATTTTGGGAATCTATTTGATGATGCTGGGAATGTCCAATATCCGGGATGGCCTCTTTTTTGATAATGACCGTGAAAAACATCGGCTGCGTAGGCAAATTCGTATTAACCTACCTATTATTTTTGCAGCCTTTATTCCGGTAGAAAATCTGGAACACTTTAATCGACTGATTCAGGGAGATGTAGCTTCTGATCGTAAAAATGTTTATAGTCTTGTTAAGAATAGAGAGAAAAAGGCGGACTTGGAGGTCTTGGTCCATACTTCAAAGACAAGTTTATTAGGGGGCATTGGTCATGTAGATATTTGTTATCAGGGACAAGTGATTTCTTATGGCAGCTATGATGTTTTTTCTGAGCGATGCAAGGGCATGATTGGAGACGGTGTTCTCTTCAAGGTTCCTAAAGACGTCTATATTGAGCTTTGCAAAAAAGAAAGCAAGAAAACACTCTTTGGTTATTCTCTGGCTTTGACAGATAAGGAGAAGGAGGCGGTTGAGAAGCGCCTGGCTGAAATTGATCAGCTATTAGTAGAATGGGAGCCGCCAGCAGAACTGAAAAATGGCCAGCCAACATACTCCTACAAGTTGAAGCATGGACTAGGAGCGCAGCTATATAAGTTTAAAACCAGTCGTTTCAAGACGTATTTTGTCCTGTCGACCAACTGTTGCCTGCTAGCAGATTCGATTATTGGGCAGGCTGGGACAGATATTCTGGATATTCGTGGTATTATCGCACCTGGTACCTACCAGTCCTATCTGCAGTACGAGTTTGAGTCCGCTAGGGGTTTGGTCATTGCTCAGACCATTTACCAATAA
- the gla gene encoding aquaglyceroporin Gla: protein MDFEWVVKYATEFLGTAILIVLGNGAVANVELKGTKGHQSGWLVIAVGYGMGVMIPALMFGNVSGNHINPAFTLGLAVSGYFPWAQVAPYIAAQLLGAIFGQALVVATHRPYYLGTENPNNILGTFSTISSLDHGTPESRKAALFNGFINEFVGSFVLFFAAMGLTKNFFGAELLSKAEATINSQAAQMAAQGTSVPKEQIAAAISQAKDQVAPFQVGSLSVAHLALGFLVMALVTSLGGPTGPGLNPARDLGPRILHFILPESVLGKHKGDSKWWYSWVPVVAPILAGITAVLLFKTIYG, encoded by the coding sequence ATGGATTTCGAATGGGTCGTTAAATACGCCACAGAATTTTTAGGAACAGCTATCCTCATTGTCTTGGGGAACGGAGCTGTTGCCAACGTTGAATTAAAAGGAACTAAGGGACATCAGAGCGGTTGGTTAGTCATCGCTGTCGGTTACGGTATGGGGGTTATGATTCCAGCTTTGATGTTTGGTAATGTGTCCGGTAACCATATCAACCCTGCCTTTACTTTGGGACTTGCTGTCAGTGGTTATTTCCCTTGGGCACAGGTTGCACCATACATTGCAGCCCAGCTTTTAGGAGCTATTTTCGGACAGGCCTTGGTCGTTGCGACTCATCGCCCTTACTATTTGGGAACAGAAAATCCTAATAATATTTTGGGTACTTTCTCTACCATCTCTAGTCTAGACCATGGCACGCCTGAATCACGTAAAGCAGCCTTGTTCAATGGTTTTATCAATGAATTTGTTGGTTCTTTTGTTCTTTTCTTTGCTGCTATGGGCTTGACCAAGAACTTCTTTGGAGCAGAATTGTTGAGCAAAGCTGAAGCAACTATCAATTCGCAAGCTGCTCAGATGGCAGCACAAGGGACTTCAGTTCCTAAAGAACAGATTGCTGCTGCAATATCTCAGGCTAAAGATCAAGTTGCACCATTCCAAGTTGGTAGCCTTTCAGTCGCTCACTTGGCACTTGGTTTCTTGGTAATGGCTTTGGTAACCTCTCTGGGAGGCCCTACTGGACCTGGGCTGAACCCAGCTCGTGACCTCGGACCTCGTATCCTCCACTTCATCCTGCCAGAATCTGTTTTGGGTAAACACAAGGGTGATTCAAAATGGTGGTATTCTTGGGTTCCAGTTGTGGCACCGATTCTTGCAGGTATCACAGCAGTCCTCTTGTTTAAAACAATCTACGGATAA